The Galactobacillus timonensis genome has a segment encoding these proteins:
- a CDS encoding acyltransferase family protein produces MKGEIEDLNRRQYYIADWIKFLAAVLVIAIHTDLIKVFSSALAITIFAYLEALAVPFFFTFSGFFIFKRIHETGNRQVIINELKKFLRLYVLLSVIYLPLSIKGWIFKYSTGTSLTDVILLVLRNYLFAGEQNLSWQLWYLLAMIYGLIFLHFFCTHSGSEKQSLMVITSILFFVFAAYLNQISYKQIMIDTIRNGRLFTAPAYLLLGGLVYKNLNTLIKKWPYGAVVIAAAITISFVFHIGYSTVSFPAYFSILWISAWSLSVSRPVRSASTARKASRLFYYSHMYFYALWSSPEKIIQTFLFTVLMCSIFSWLYIYCKNHISIQKNKKLEDKTK; encoded by the coding sequence ATGAAAGGGGAGATTGAAGATTTGAATCGGCGACAATACTACATTGCGGACTGGATCAAATTCCTTGCCGCAGTTCTTGTGATAGCAATCCATACCGACCTTATTAAAGTCTTTTCGTCTGCTCTGGCGATCACCATTTTTGCTTATTTAGAAGCATTGGCTGTTCCTTTTTTCTTTACGTTCAGCGGCTTTTTCATTTTCAAAAGGATCCATGAAACAGGAAATCGTCAGGTGATTATTAATGAGCTGAAAAAATTTCTTCGTCTTTATGTTCTGTTGTCTGTTATATATCTTCCCTTATCGATCAAAGGCTGGATTTTCAAGTATTCAACAGGGACCAGTTTGACGGACGTCATTTTATTAGTGCTTCGGAATTATCTCTTTGCCGGTGAGCAGAATCTTTCATGGCAGCTGTGGTATCTTCTGGCGATGATTTACGGCCTGATTTTTCTTCACTTTTTTTGCACGCACAGTGGCAGTGAAAAGCAGAGTTTGATGGTAATCACAAGCATTCTTTTCTTTGTGTTCGCGGCGTATTTGAATCAGATTTCGTATAAGCAGATCATGATCGATACCATCCGGAACGGCAGACTGTTCACAGCCCCGGCTTACCTGTTGCTTGGCGGACTGGTTTATAAAAATCTCAATACCCTCATAAAGAAATGGCCATATGGAGCAGTTGTGATTGCGGCCGCTATTACGATTTCGTTTGTGTTTCACATCGGATATTCAACCGTTTCATTCCCGGCGTACTTTTCCATTCTCTGGATTTCTGCATGGAGCTTAAGCGTCTCCAGGCCTGTCAGATCTGCCAGCACAGCAAGGAAAGCAAGCAGACTGTTTTATTACAGCCATATGTATTTTTATGCGTTATGGAGTTCTCCTGAAAAGATCATTCAGACGTTCCTTTTCACAGTCCTAATGTGCAGTATTTTCAGTTGGCTTTATATCTATTGCAAAAATCATATTTCAATTCAGAAAAACAAAAAATTAGAAGATAAAACGAAATAA
- a CDS encoding DUF362 domain-containing protein produces MSETRDGSVYVPYDQRTGGESIVYFTRDLSAAGLKKAYEKVNSVIHGKIAIKLHTGEKNGPNILPRPWVEELIKDDIPGGTIVETNTYYEGDRYTTEQHRETLKVNGWTFCPVDIMDADGTADLPVKGGKWFDHMSVGKNLLNYDSLVVLTHFKGHTQGGFGGSNKNIGIGCADGRIGKAMIHTYPGKDQWSIGEEEFMERIAESSKSVVDHFAPSICFVNVMRNMSVSCDCEGLAAQPVVTPNVGILASLDICAIDSASVDMIFAMSERDKHDMVERMESRHGLRQLSYMHELGMGNRKYVLIDLDNNEVRITAKDAVKDVKPFKVRPI; encoded by the coding sequence ATGTCAGAAACCAGAGACGGCAGTGTTTATGTTCCGTATGATCAGCGTACGGGCGGTGAATCCATCGTTTACTTTACGAGAGATCTTTCGGCAGCGGGGCTGAAGAAAGCCTATGAAAAGGTCAATTCGGTCATTCATGGAAAGATCGCGATCAAGCTCCACACCGGTGAGAAAAACGGTCCGAACATTCTTCCCCGTCCCTGGGTTGAGGAACTGATCAAGGATGATATTCCGGGCGGTACGATCGTTGAGACCAATACGTATTATGAAGGCGACCGCTATACAACTGAGCAGCACCGTGAAACCCTGAAGGTCAACGGATGGACCTTCTGTCCGGTCGACATCATGGATGCGGACGGTACGGCGGATCTTCCGGTCAAGGGCGGCAAGTGGTTCGACCACATGAGCGTCGGAAAAAATCTGTTGAACTATGATTCGCTTGTGGTTCTCACCCATTTCAAAGGTCATACCCAGGGCGGCTTCGGCGGCTCCAACAAGAACATCGGTATCGGCTGTGCTGACGGCCGCATTGGTAAAGCCATGATCCATACCTATCCGGGCAAAGATCAGTGGTCCATTGGTGAAGAAGAGTTCATGGAGCGGATCGCGGAATCCAGCAAGTCGGTCGTGGATCATTTCGCTCCTTCGATCTGCTTTGTCAATGTGATGCGCAACATGTCAGTTTCCTGCGATTGCGAAGGCCTCGCTGCCCAGCCAGTCGTAACACCAAACGTTGGTATCCTTGCCTCGCTGGATATCTGTGCCATTGACTCAGCAAGCGTCGACATGATCTTCGCAATGAGCGAGCGTGACAAGCACGACATGGTCGAGCGTATGGAAAGCCGTCACGGTCTGCGTCAGCTTTCTTACATGCATGAGCTTGGCATGGGCAACCGTAAGTATGTCCTGATCGATCTTGACAACAACGAGGTTCGCATCACCGCAAAAGATGCGGTCAAAGATGTGAAGCCATTCAAGGTGCGTCCGATCTGA
- a CDS encoding recombinase family protein, with product MENKIYGYVRVSSVDQNEDRQLMALSKVNVLVKNIYMDKLSGKDFNRPQYKKLVRKLKPGDLFYILSIDRLGRNYEEIQNQWRILTKEIGIDICVLDMPLLDTRNGKDLMGNFIADLVLQILSFVAQSERENIKKRQQEGIAAANAKEVKFGRPPRPLPENFHEIHQAWRNKKITLRQAADACGMPEGTFYGKARKFENSG from the coding sequence ATGGAAAACAAGATTTATGGATACGTCAGGGTGTCCAGCGTTGATCAGAATGAGGATCGGCAACTAATGGCTTTAAGCAAGGTGAACGTTCTGGTGAAGAACATCTATATGGATAAACTCTCCGGCAAAGATTTCAACAGACCGCAGTACAAGAAGCTGGTAAGAAAGTTGAAACCGGGAGATTTGTTTTATATCCTCAGCATCGACCGTCTGGGCCGCAATTATGAAGAAATCCAGAATCAATGGCGTATCCTGACAAAAGAGATCGGGATTGACATCTGCGTTCTGGACATGCCGCTCCTGGATACCAGAAACGGTAAAGATCTGATGGGAAACTTTATCGCGGACCTGGTATTGCAGATCCTATCATTTGTGGCACAGTCTGAGCGCGAGAACATCAAGAAACGCCAGCAGGAAGGTATAGCGGCAGCAAATGCCAAGGAAGTGAAATTTGGCAGGCCGCCGCGCCCTCTTCCAGAAAACTTTCATGAGATCCATCAGGCATGGCGAAACAAAAAAATAACACTCCGACAGGCTGCTGATGCCTGCGGAATGCCGGAAGGAACCTTCTATGGAAAGGCTCGGAAATTCGAAAACTCTGGTTAA
- a CDS encoding ATP-binding protein — protein sequence MPEQQNIEWKESWRDEYLKWICGFANAQGGKLYIGCDDNGNVVGIDNSKKLLEDIPNKVRDAMGIIVGVNLLTEGGKEYIEIDVPSYPVGISCKGVYHYRSGSTKQILTGPALEAFLLRKHGATWDNSPMPAFTMDDVDDNVVAAFKKLAAKKGRIDSSLLDEPKEVLLDRLHLINGDYLTNAAMLLFSKDPERYQLGAFLKIGYFKTDADLLYQDEVHGSLLEQVDKAIELIYLKYMRAKITYEGIQRIERYFVPEAALREALLNAVCHKQYQSGIPVQISVYEDRLYVANVGSLPEDWTLEKLMNKHTSKPYNPNIAYVFYLAGFIESWGRGVEKICNALNADNLPMPEYTVNSGDIMIKFTGPEDRIIRVSGRLSEKLSEKLSEKLSEKEQKTLEILIEDPGYTSPQIAEKLNVSRVSVTKYLKTLKEKGLIERIGSDRKGYWRITK from the coding sequence ATGCCTGAACAGCAGAATATCGAATGGAAAGAATCCTGGCGGGATGAATATCTGAAATGGATCTGCGGCTTTGCGAATGCGCAAGGAGGCAAGCTTTATATTGGCTGTGATGATAACGGCAATGTTGTCGGGATCGATAATTCCAAGAAGCTCTTAGAGGACATCCCGAATAAGGTTCGTGATGCCATGGGAATCATCGTAGGCGTTAATCTTCTGACGGAAGGCGGCAAAGAGTATATTGAGATCGATGTGCCTTCCTATCCGGTCGGGATCTCCTGCAAGGGCGTATATCATTATCGTAGCGGCAGCACAAAGCAGATCCTCACCGGTCCGGCGCTGGAAGCGTTCCTTCTCAGAAAGCATGGAGCGACCTGGGATAACTCCCCGATGCCTGCTTTTACAATGGATGATGTCGATGATAATGTTGTTGCGGCATTCAAGAAGCTTGCAGCTAAGAAGGGCCGCATTGATTCAAGCCTGCTGGATGAACCGAAGGAAGTTCTGCTGGACCGGCTGCATCTTATCAACGGGGACTATCTGACCAATGCCGCGATGCTTCTTTTCAGCAAAGATCCGGAAAGGTATCAACTCGGGGCTTTCCTGAAGATCGGCTATTTTAAGACGGATGCCGATCTTCTTTACCAGGATGAAGTTCATGGATCCCTTCTGGAGCAGGTGGACAAGGCAATCGAGCTGATTTATCTGAAGTATATGCGGGCAAAGATAACCTATGAGGGGATACAGAGGATCGAGCGGTACTTTGTGCCGGAAGCTGCGCTTCGCGAGGCCTTGTTGAATGCGGTATGCCATAAACAGTACCAGTCCGGAATCCCTGTTCAGATCAGCGTATATGAAGACAGGCTATATGTTGCTAATGTCGGAAGCCTTCCGGAGGACTGGACGCTTGAGAAATTGATGAACAAGCATACCTCAAAGCCGTACAACCCGAATATCGCTTACGTCTTTTACCTTGCCGGATTCATTGAAAGCTGGGGACGCGGAGTTGAGAAGATCTGTAATGCTCTGAACGCTGACAACTTACCGATGCCTGAGTATACAGTAAATTCCGGTGATATCATGATCAAGTTCACGGGCCCGGAGGATCGTATAATCAGGGTGTCTGGCCGGTTATCAGAAAAGTTATCAGAAAAGTTATCAGAAAAGCTTTCTGAAAAGGAGCAGAAAACTCTTGAGATACTTATAGAAGATCCTGGCTATACTTCTCCGCAGATAGCGGAGAAACTGAATGTCAGCAGAGTCTCTGTGACAAAATACCTGAAGACTTTAAAAGAAAAGGGATTGATTGAAAGAATCGGTTCTGACCGTAAAGGGTATTGGCGAATCACAAAGTGA
- a CDS encoding helix-turn-helix transcriptional regulator, giving the protein MRHISYKPLWHTLLDRDMKKEDLRIAAGLTTNMIANMGKNKGISMETLEKICEALKCEITDVIELTDELPEIKEAK; this is encoded by the coding sequence ATGAGACATATCAGCTATAAACCCTTGTGGCACACACTTCTGGATCGAGACATGAAAAAAGAAGATCTCCGAATTGCGGCTGGATTGACCACGAACATGATTGCTAATATGGGTAAGAACAAAGGTATCAGCATGGAAACGTTGGAGAAGATCTGTGAAGCTCTGAAGTGTGAAATCACAGATGTTATCGAATTGACCGATGAGCTTCCGGAGATAAAGGAAGCGAAATAA
- a CDS encoding ABC transporter permease codes for MRAMEMKSSSARSPFDIWKAISWGILALYGLFLLYPLVRLLFSAIYVDGQFTLEYFGQFFAKKYYTSTIWNSLKVSFMVTLVSLVIGVPLAYFYTLYDLKAKRVLQVLIILCSMSAPFIGAYSWILLLGRNGLVTGWFKAVGITLPTIYGFRGIFLVQALQLFPLVFLYVCGGLKNVDQSLLEASENLGCTSAKRFFTVVIPLCMPTILASALLVFMRAFADFGTPLLIGEGYRTFPVIIYNAYFSEVGTNHSFGAAVSVIAIVITTLIFLLQNYANSKFQFTMNALHPIERHPCSGAKSFWMNFFAWAVVLISFMPQVYVIYTSFRKTSGKLFAPGYSLDSYRTAFASVDRAIPNTFIIGLEALAITVLIAILIAYLVVRRKNKTNQVIDTLSMVPYIIPGSVIGIALVIAFSSKPLVLTGTAVIMVIALVIRRMPYTIRSSVAILQQIPMSIEEAAISLGSSKMKAFFQITVPMMGNGILSGAILSWVTIITELSTAIILYNLKTVTLTLEVYINVTRGSYGVAAAYATILTATTIISLLLFMRFSKTKEISF; via the coding sequence ATGAGGGCAATGGAAATGAAATCCTCTTCTGCCCGCAGCCCGTTTGATATCTGGAAGGCGATCTCCTGGGGCATTCTGGCTTTGTACGGGCTGTTTCTGCTGTATCCGCTGGTTCGCCTGTTATTCAGTGCAATCTATGTGGACGGGCAGTTTACGCTGGAGTATTTTGGGCAGTTCTTTGCGAAAAAATACTATACTTCCACCATCTGGAATTCATTAAAGGTCAGCTTTATGGTGACTCTTGTTTCGTTAGTCATCGGTGTTCCGCTGGCCTACTTTTATACGCTCTATGATCTGAAGGCAAAGCGTGTGCTGCAGGTATTAATTATTCTCTGCAGTATGTCGGCGCCGTTTATCGGTGCTTATTCCTGGATCCTTCTGCTTGGCCGCAATGGTCTGGTGACGGGCTGGTTTAAGGCAGTCGGTATTACGCTGCCAACGATCTACGGGTTCCGCGGCATCTTCCTTGTGCAGGCATTACAGCTGTTTCCACTTGTTTTTCTGTATGTGTGCGGCGGGTTAAAGAATGTGGATCAGTCGCTGCTGGAGGCGTCGGAAAATCTTGGCTGCACCAGTGCGAAGCGGTTCTTTACGGTTGTGATTCCGCTATGCATGCCGACGATTCTGGCCAGTGCGCTGCTGGTATTTATGCGTGCATTTGCTGATTTTGGTACGCCGCTATTAATCGGTGAAGGCTACCGTACCTTCCCGGTCATTATTTACAATGCCTATTTTTCGGAAGTCGGGACCAATCACAGCTTCGGCGCTGCGGTCAGCGTGATTGCAATCGTGATTACGACACTGATCTTCCTGCTGCAGAATTATGCCAACAGCAAGTTTCAGTTTACGATGAATGCGCTGCATCCGATTGAGCGCCATCCATGCTCCGGGGCAAAGAGCTTCTGGATGAATTTCTTCGCCTGGGCGGTGGTGTTAATTTCATTTATGCCGCAGGTGTATGTGATCTATACATCGTTCCGCAAGACGTCGGGCAAGCTGTTTGCGCCTGGCTATTCGCTTGACAGTTACCGGACAGCGTTTGCTTCGGTCGACAGGGCGATTCCAAATACGTTCATCATTGGCCTGGAGGCTTTGGCGATTACGGTGCTGATCGCTATTTTGATCGCTTACCTTGTGGTGCGCCGCAAAAACAAGACCAACCAGGTCATTGATACGCTGTCGATGGTTCCTTATATTATTCCTGGTTCGGTCATTGGTATTGCGCTGGTCATTGCCTTCAGCTCGAAGCCGTTAGTATTGACGGGAACAGCCGTGATCATGGTGATTGCGCTTGTGATCCGCCGTATGCCGTATACGATCCGCTCTTCGGTTGCGATTTTGCAGCAGATTCCGATGTCGATTGAAGAGGCGGCGATTTCTCTTGGCTCTTCCAAGATGAAGGCCTTCTTCCAGATTACTGTTCCGATGATGGGAAACGGAATTCTTTCGGGAGCGATCCTGTCCTGGGTTACGATCATTACGGAGCTGTCCACGGCAATTATTCTTTACAACCTCAAGACCGTGACGCTGACGCTCGAAGTTTATATCAATGTGACGCGCGGAAGTTATGGTGTCGCGGCGGCGTATGCGACCATCTTGACGGCGACAACCATCATTTCGCTGCTGTTGTTTATGCGTTTTTCGAAAACCAAGGAGATTTCCTTCTAA